One Defluviitoga tunisiensis genomic window carries:
- a CDS encoding HIT family protein — protein MSRCIFCDIKDNPDNIVVQNELAFAIYDKHPVSKGHILVIPKRHFDSFFEATEEEIVRLYQLINECKKIIDEQFKPSGYNVGVNVGYDAGQTVFHLHIHLIPRYKGDTTHPIGSGIRHIKD, from the coding sequence ATGAGTCGGTGTATTTTTTGTGATATAAAAGATAATCCAGATAATATAGTTGTGCAAAATGAATTAGCTTTTGCTATATACGATAAACACCCGGTTAGCAAAGGCCATATACTTGTAATTCCAAAAAGACACTTTGATAGTTTTTTTGAAGCGACTGAAGAAGAAATAGTTCGTTTATATCAACTTATTAATGAATGCAAAAAAATCATAGATGAACAGTTTAAACCAAGCGGGTATAATGTTGGGGTAAATGTTGGATACGATGCAGGACAGACGGTTTTTCATTTGCATATACATTTAATTCCTCGTTACAAAGGGGATACTACACATCCGATTGGTAGTGGGATAAGACATATTAAAGATTGA
- a CDS encoding DJ-1 family glyoxalase III, protein MMKTLVFLAEGFEEVEALTVVDYLRRAGIEVDTVSITNDNKVKGSHKITVIADKKIDELKDISSYDGVIIPGGMPGSEKLRDNNLVIDIVKKMNESSKLVAAICAGPIVLAKAGIIKGKKVTSYPGFENELKDGIYVEKPVVRDKNIITSRGPALAVDFAIEIIKYLAGEEKAQKLKKDILYQYLKANN, encoded by the coding sequence ATTATGAAAACTTTGGTTTTTTTAGCTGAAGGATTTGAAGAGGTAGAGGCATTAACAGTAGTAGATTATCTCAGAAGAGCAGGAATAGAAGTTGATACAGTGTCAATAACGAATGATAACAAAGTGAAGGGTTCTCATAAAATAACTGTTATAGCAGATAAAAAGATTGATGAATTGAAAGATATATCTTCATATGATGGTGTTATTATCCCGGGAGGGATGCCTGGCTCAGAAAAACTAAGAGATAATAATTTAGTTATCGATATAGTAAAAAAAATGAACGAATCAAGTAAATTAGTTGCAGCAATATGTGCGGGACCAATAGTTCTTGCAAAAGCTGGAATAATAAAAGGGAAAAAGGTAACTTCTTATCCAGGATTTGAAAATGAACTGAAGGATGGTATATATGTAGAAAAACCAGTTGTTAGAGATAAAAATATAATTACCTCACGTGGACCGGCGTTAGCAGTAGATTTTGCAATAGAGATAATAAAGTATCTGGCAGGAGAAGAAAAAGCCCAGAAACTAAAAAAAGATATTTTATATCAATATCTTAAGGCTAACAATTAG